In Vespa crabro chromosome 7, iyVesCrab1.2, whole genome shotgun sequence, a single window of DNA contains:
- the LOC124425584 gene encoding histone H2A-like, which produces MSGRGKGGKVKGKAKSRSNRAGLQFPVGRIHRLLRKGNYAERVGAGAPVYLAAVMEYLAAEVLELAGNAARDNKKTRIIPRHLQLAIRNDEELNKLLSGVTIAQGGVLPNIQAVLLPKKTEKKT; this is translated from the coding sequence ATGTCTGGACGTGGAAAAGGTGGTAAGGTGAAGGGAAAGGCAAAGTCACGATCAAATAGAGCAGGATTACAATTTCCGGTTGGCCGTATTCATCGGCTTTTAAGGAAAGGTAATTACGCCGAACGTGTTGGAGCCGGAGCGCCAGTATATTTGGCGGCAGTAATGGAATATCTAGCTGCTGAAGTTCTCGAGTTGGCAGGAAATGCTGCTCGTGATAACAAAAAAACTAGAATTATTCCGAGACATTTGCAATTGGCAATCCGAAATGacgaagaattaaataaactaTTGTCTGGTGTAACTATTGCTCAGGGTGGTGTCTTGCCAAACATACAGGCTGTTTTGCTTCCAAAgaagacagaaaagaaaacataa
- the LOC124425588 gene encoding histone H2B-like — protein sequence MPPKASGKAVKKAGKAQKNINKADKKKKRKRKESYAIYIYKVLKQVHPDTGISSKAMSIMNSFVNDVFERIAAEASRLAHYNKRSTITSREIQTAVRLLLPGELAKHAVSEGTKAVTKYTSSK from the coding sequence ATGCCTCCGAAAGCAAGTGGAAAAGCCGTAAAGAAAGCAGGCAAGGctcaaaagaatattaataaagctgataaaaagaagaaacgaaagaggaaggaaagctACGCTATTTACATCTACAAAGTACTCAAACAAGTACATCCAGATACTGGAATTTCCAGTAAAGCTATGAGCATCATGAACAGTTTTGTCAATGACGTTTTTGAACGAATTGCAGCGGAAGCATCAAGATTAGCTCATTATAATAAACGTTCGACGATTACTTCTCGGGAAATCCAGACTGCAGTGCGTTTATTATTACCTGGTGAGCTTGCAAAACATGCTGTTAGTGAAGGTACTAAAGCTGTGACTAAATATACAAGCTCCAAATAA
- the LOC124425587 gene encoding histone H2A-like gives MSGRGKGGKVKGKAKSRSNRAGLQFPVGRIHRLLRKGNYAERVGAGAPVYLAAVMEYLAAEVLELAGNAARDNKKTRIIPRHLQLAIRNDEELNKLLSGVTIAQGGVLPNIQAVLLPKKTEKKT, from the coding sequence ATGTCTGGACGTGGGAAAGGTGGTAAAGTAAAGGGTAAAGCGAAGTCGCGGTCAAATAGAGCTGGATTACAGTTTCCAGTTGGCCGTATCCATCGTCTTTTAAGGAAGGGTAATTATGCCGAACGTGTTGGAGCCGGAGCGCCAGTATATTTGGCGGCAGTAATGGAATATCTAGCTGCTGAAGTTCTCGAGTTGGCAGGAAATGCTGCTCGTGATAACAAAAAGACAAGAATTATTCCGAGACATTTGCAATTGGCGATCCGAAATGacgaagaattaaataaactgTTGTCTGGTGTAACTATTGCTCAGGGTGGTGTCTTGCCAAATATACAAGCTGTTTTGCTTCCAAAGAAGACAGAgaagaaaacataa
- the LOC124425583 gene encoding histone H3, whose protein sequence is MARTKQTARKSTGGKAPRKQLATKAARKSAPATGGVKKPHRYRPGTVALREIRRYQKSTELLIRKLPFQRLVREIAQDFKTDLRFQSSAVMALQEASEAYLVGLFEDTNLCAIHAKRVTIMPKDIQLARRIRGERA, encoded by the coding sequence ATGGCTCGTACTAAGCAAACTGCACGAAAGTCAACTGGAGGAAAGGCTCCTCGGAAGCAATTGGCTACCAAGGCAGCTCGAAAAAGTGCGCCTGCAACTGGTGGAGTAAAGAAACCTCATCGTTACAGGCCAGGCACTGTAGCTCTTCGTGAAATTCGTCGTTATCAAAAGAGTACTGAATTACTTATCCGAAAGTTACCATTTCAACGTCTCGTACGTGAAATTGCTCAAGATTTCAAAACCGATTTACGTTTCCAAAGTTCAGCTGTAATGGCTCTTCAAGAAGCTAGTGAAGCATACTTGGTTGGATTATTCGAAGATACTAATCTTTGTGCCATTCACGCAAAACGTGTTACCATCATGCCTAAAGATATTCAATTGGCACGACGAATTAGAGGAGAAAGAGCTTAA
- the LOC124425577 gene encoding 5-aminolevulinate synthase, erythroid-specific, mitochondrial isoform X1: protein MANNGNFLLFYSLLSQKCVRYGGSLHIINTAKVQTRNMPCPFLTRLSANYVRNYGTSVIMNYRQHCPVMSRLSSTLVENTAEAQIPPEPVKNHCPFLSKEPDAIKEANLTMEEDVIDFITKEETNEEIHFPYQQFFHEQIMKKKKDHSYRVFKKVNRLAEQFPAAMEYSWGEKPITVWCSNDYLGMSRHPNVINSVREALDKFGAGAGGTRNISGNSMGHEMLEKRLAALHQKEAGLLFTSCFVANDSTLYTLAKLLPNCHIFSDAGNHASMIHGIRNSGVPKHIFRHNDVKHLEELLSKVDRSIPKIVAFETVHSMTGDICPLEQLCDVAHKYGALTFVDEVHAVGLYGYFGAGIGERDWVLDKMDIISGTLGKAFGNVGGYIVGSSKLIDMIRSYAAGFIFTTSLPPTVLYGALTSVEILASDEGRSLRASHQRNVAYMKSILTAAGLPLESSPSHIIPLKIGDPLLCSQIADMLIREKGHYVQAINYPTVPKGEEKLRLAPTPKHKKAMIDQFVRDTLDVFHRLKIPKIESKSNKMARAISVH, encoded by the exons ATGGCAAATAACGGCAACTTCCTTCTATTCTATTCCCTG TTATCACAGAAGTGCGTTCGATACGGAGGTTCTCTTCATATCATAAATACTGCAAaag TACAAACAAGAAACATGCCCTGCCCATTTTTAACTCGCTTATCCGCCAATTATGTACGTAATTATGGGACATCtgtaataatgaattatcGTCAACATTGCCCAGTAATGTCACGCTTATCTAGTACATTGGTAGAAAACACGGCTGAAGCACAAATACCACCTGAACCTGTAAAAAATCATTGTCCATTTCTTTCCAAAGAACCAGATGCAATAAAAGAGGCAAACCTGACAATGGAGGAAgatgttattgattttattactaAAGAGGAAACTAATGAGGAAATTCACTTTCCCTATCAACAATTTTTCCACGAGcaaatcatgaaaaaaaagaaagatcattcGTACAGGGTCTTTAAAAAAGTTAATCGCTTGGCTGAGCAATTCCCAGCAGCAATGGAATATTCCTGGGGAGAGAAACCTATCACTGTATGGTGTTCTAATGATTATTTAGGCATGTCTCGTCATCCTAATGTAATTAATTCTGTACGAGAAGCCTTAGATAAATTTGGTGCAGGCGCAGGTGGAACTCGCAATATATCTGGAAATTCTATGGGTCATGAAATGCTGGAAAAAAGACTTGCTGCTCTGCATCAAAAGGAAGCtggattattatttacttcatGTTTCGTAGCCAATGATTCGACATTGTATACATTGGCCAAGCTTTTACCAAATTGTCATATATTTTCTGATGCTGGTAATCATGCTTCTATGATACATGGTATACGGAACAGTGGTGTACCTAAACACATTTTTAGGCACAATGATGTTAAACATTTAGAAGAACTTCTATCTAAAGTAGATAGAAGTATACCAAAAATTGTAGCATTTGAAACAGTACATTCAATGACAGGTGATATTTGTCCTTTAGAACAATTATGTGACGTTGCACATAAATACGGTGCATTAACATTCGTAGACGAAGTTCATGCAGTGGGCTTATATGGATATTTTGGTGCTGGCATTGGAGAAAGAGATTGGGTTCTTGATAAAATGGATATTATATCTGGTACTCTTGGAAAAGCTTTTGGTAATGTAGGTGGCTATATCGTTGGTTCTTCCAAACTTATCGACATGATTAGAAGCTATGCAGCAGGATTTATTTTCACAACCTCATTGCCACCAACTGTTCTATATGGAGCTTTAACATCTGTTGAAATTTTGGCATCGGATGAAGGAAGATCTTTGAGAGCTAGTCATCAAAGAAATGTGGCCTATATGAAATCTATTCTTACTGCTGCTGGACTTCCTTTAGAATCTTCTCCTTCTCATATTATTCcattaaaa ataGGCGATCCATTATTATGCAGTCAAATAGCTGATATGCTAATACGAGAGAAAGGACATTATGTTCAAGCTATAAATTATCCTACAGTTCCAAAAggtgaagaaaaattaagattaGCACCAACACCAAAGCATAAAAAAGCAATGATAGATCAGTTTGTGCGAGATACGCTAGATGTATTTCATCGTTTAAAAATTCCTAAAATTGAAtctaaatcgaataaaatggcACGTGCAATATCAGTTCAttga
- the LOC124425589 gene encoding histone H2B-like yields the protein MPPKASGKAVKKAGKAQKNISKSDKKKKRKRKESYAIYIYKVLKQVHPDTGISSKAMSIMNSFVNDVFERIAAEASRLAHYNKRSTITSREIQTAVRLLLPGELAKHAVSEGTKAVTKYTSSK from the coding sequence ATGCCGCCTAAAGCTAGTGGTAAAGCTGTTAAAAAAGCTGGTAAAGCTCAGAAGAACATTAGTAAGtctgataaaaagaagaagcgtaAGAGGAAGGAAAGCTATGCTATTTACATCTACAAAGTACTTAAACAAGTACATCCAGATACTGGAATCTCCAGTAAAGCCATGAGTATTATGAACAGTTTCGTCAACGATGTTTTTGAACGAATTGCCGCGGAAGCATCGAGATTAGCTCATTACAATAAACGTTCGACAATAACTTCTCGAGAAATTCAAACTGCAGTGCGTTTGTTGTTACCTGGTGAGCTCGCAAAACACGCTGTTAGCGAAGGTACTAAAGCTGTGACCAAATACACAAGCTCAAAATAA
- the LOC124425577 gene encoding 5-aminolevulinate synthase, erythroid-specific, mitochondrial isoform X2, with translation MANNGNFLLFYSLLSQKCVRYGGSLHIINTAKVQTRNMPCPFLTRLSANYVRNYGTSVIMNYRQHCPVMSRLSSTLVENTAEAQIPPEPVKNHCPFLSKEPDAIKEANLTMEEDVIDFITKEETNEEIHFPYQQFFHEQIMKKKKDHSYRVFKKVNRLAEQFPAAMEYSWGEKPITVWCSNDYLGMSRHPNVINSVREALDKFGAGAGGTRNISGNSMGHEMLEKRLAALHQKEAGLLFTSCFVANDSTLYTLAKLLPNCHIFSDAGNHASMIHGIRNSGVPKHIFRHNDVKHLEELLSKVDRSIPKIVAFETVHSMTDEVHAVGLYGYFGAGIGERDWVLDKMDIISGTLGKAFGNVGGYIVGSSKLIDMIRSYAAGFIFTTSLPPTVLYGALTSVEILASDEGRSLRASHQRNVAYMKSILTAAGLPLESSPSHIIPLKIGDPLLCSQIADMLIREKGHYVQAINYPTVPKGEEKLRLAPTPKHKKAMIDQFVRDTLDVFHRLKIPKIESKSNKMARAISVH, from the exons ATGGCAAATAACGGCAACTTCCTTCTATTCTATTCCCTG TTATCACAGAAGTGCGTTCGATACGGAGGTTCTCTTCATATCATAAATACTGCAAaag TACAAACAAGAAACATGCCCTGCCCATTTTTAACTCGCTTATCCGCCAATTATGTACGTAATTATGGGACATCtgtaataatgaattatcGTCAACATTGCCCAGTAATGTCACGCTTATCTAGTACATTGGTAGAAAACACGGCTGAAGCACAAATACCACCTGAACCTGTAAAAAATCATTGTCCATTTCTTTCCAAAGAACCAGATGCAATAAAAGAGGCAAACCTGACAATGGAGGAAgatgttattgattttattactaAAGAGGAAACTAATGAGGAAATTCACTTTCCCTATCAACAATTTTTCCACGAGcaaatcatgaaaaaaaagaaagatcattcGTACAGGGTCTTTAAAAAAGTTAATCGCTTGGCTGAGCAATTCCCAGCAGCAATGGAATATTCCTGGGGAGAGAAACCTATCACTGTATGGTGTTCTAATGATTATTTAGGCATGTCTCGTCATCCTAATGTAATTAATTCTGTACGAGAAGCCTTAGATAAATTTGGTGCAGGCGCAGGTGGAACTCGCAATATATCTGGAAATTCTATGGGTCATGAAATGCTGGAAAAAAGACTTGCTGCTCTGCATCAAAAGGAAGCtggattattatttacttcatGTTTCGTAGCCAATGATTCGACATTGTATACATTGGCCAAGCTTTTACCAAATTGTCATATATTTTCTGATGCTGGTAATCATGCTTCTATGATACATGGTATACGGAACAGTGGTGTACCTAAACACATTTTTAGGCACAATGATGTTAAACATTTAGAAGAACTTCTATCTAAAGTAGATAGAAGTATACCAAAAATTGTAGCATTTGAAACAGTACATTCAATGACAG ACGAAGTTCATGCAGTGGGCTTATATGGATATTTTGGTGCTGGCATTGGAGAAAGAGATTGGGTTCTTGATAAAATGGATATTATATCTGGTACTCTTGGAAAAGCTTTTGGTAATGTAGGTGGCTATATCGTTGGTTCTTCCAAACTTATCGACATGATTAGAAGCTATGCAGCAGGATTTATTTTCACAACCTCATTGCCACCAACTGTTCTATATGGAGCTTTAACATCTGTTGAAATTTTGGCATCGGATGAAGGAAGATCTTTGAGAGCTAGTCATCAAAGAAATGTGGCCTATATGAAATCTATTCTTACTGCTGCTGGACTTCCTTTAGAATCTTCTCCTTCTCATATTATTCcattaaaa ataGGCGATCCATTATTATGCAGTCAAATAGCTGATATGCTAATACGAGAGAAAGGACATTATGTTCAAGCTATAAATTATCCTACAGTTCCAAAAggtgaagaaaaattaagattaGCACCAACACCAAAGCATAAAAAAGCAATGATAGATCAGTTTGTGCGAGATACGCTAGATGTATTTCATCGTTTAAAAATTCCTAAAATTGAAtctaaatcgaataaaatggcACGTGCAATATCAGTTCAttga